From the Salinimicrobium tongyeongense genome, one window contains:
- a CDS encoding DUF4199 domain-containing protein: MSKYRIEIKWAVIFSIAMILWMLGEKLFGLHDEYIAEHSFYTSFFAIVAIGIYMLALYDKRKNYYRGFMNWQEGFKSGAILTLGIVILSPFVQLLISGLITPDYFSNITEYSVETGEMTRKEAEAYFNPRNYIIQSMVWAAITGLITAAIAALILRRKVPNPHQVKGTTPYR; this comes from the coding sequence ATGAGCAAATATCGCATTGAAATCAAATGGGCGGTCATCTTTTCTATCGCTATGATCCTCTGGATGCTGGGAGAAAAACTCTTTGGCCTGCACGACGAATACATAGCCGAACATTCCTTTTACACCAGCTTTTTTGCCATAGTGGCCATTGGTATCTACATGCTCGCCCTCTACGACAAAAGGAAAAATTACTACAGGGGTTTTATGAACTGGCAGGAAGGCTTTAAATCGGGCGCCATTTTAACCCTTGGCATAGTAATCCTCTCCCCTTTTGTGCAACTTCTGATAAGCGGACTTATCACGCCCGATTACTTCAGCAATATCACCGAATATTCTGTAGAAACCGGAGAAATGACCCGTAAAGAAGCCGAGGCCTACTTCAACCCTCGAAACTACATCATTCAAAGCATGGTTTGGGCGGCAATTACCGGTTTGATCACGGCAGCCATCGCAGCACTCATCCTTCGGCGCAAAGTTCCCAATCCGCATCAGGTTAAGGGAACCACCCCATACAGATAA
- a CDS encoding VIT1/CCC1 transporter family protein, which yields MQEKQLHSRQKILFFNKDYISEFVYGGIDGAITTFAVVAGAEGAGLGIQVVVILGLANLIADGFSMSVGNFFSTKAERDSFERHRQVEYWEVENLHDKEVQEIREIYAAKGFKGELLEQVVEVITSNKEVWVDTMMKEELEMVKSDKTAYSTAGMTFFSFVTVGSVPLLSYFFAGTGPANTQELFLYSCILTGVALAIVGSLKSIVTEKNLFFGILETLFLGGIAAFLAYFVGDVLEKMFVNL from the coding sequence ATGCAGGAAAAGCAGCTCCATTCGCGTCAAAAAATCCTCTTTTTCAATAAAGATTACATTTCAGAATTCGTCTACGGTGGCATAGATGGAGCCATTACCACCTTTGCCGTTGTGGCAGGGGCCGAGGGAGCCGGCCTGGGAATTCAGGTTGTAGTGATCTTAGGACTGGCCAATCTCATTGCCGACGGCTTTTCCATGAGCGTGGGCAATTTCTTTTCAACCAAGGCCGAAAGAGACAGCTTTGAACGACACAGGCAGGTGGAGTACTGGGAAGTGGAAAACCTTCACGATAAGGAAGTACAGGAAATTAGGGAGATATATGCTGCAAAAGGCTTTAAAGGAGAGCTGCTAGAGCAGGTTGTGGAGGTTATCACTTCCAATAAAGAAGTGTGGGTAGATACCATGATGAAAGAAGAACTGGAAATGGTGAAAAGCGATAAGACTGCTTATAGCACTGCCGGCATGACCTTTTTCAGCTTTGTGACTGTAGGGTCTGTACCGCTGCTTTCATACTTCTTTGCAGGCACAGGGCCTGCCAACACCCAGGAGCTTTTTCTCTACTCCTGTATCCTTACAGGCGTAGCCCTTGCCATAGTGGGCAGTTTAAAAAGTATTGTGACCGAAAAGAACCTCTTTTTTGGCATTTTAGAAACCCTCTTTCTTGGAGGTATTGCCGCATTTCTTGCTTATTTTGTAGGGGATGTGCTGGAGAAAATGTTCGTAAACCTGTAA
- a CDS encoding DUF2383 domain-containing protein, with product MENRYSKFKKLNWLLTESFEAERIYYNASEDVQQVELKRFFNHETVNRNRFSYEISEQLVQVGIEPARDWVQKGNLDRDWREERKALVKARPLKLLKKCRKKDQENLELYSELLEQKALPKEILKLLKKQKETIENAVQKCLKYESGEEALDPSNQPRVRKLKAV from the coding sequence ATGGAAAATCGTTACTCTAAATTTAAGAAGTTGAACTGGCTGCTTACAGAGAGTTTTGAAGCAGAGCGTATTTATTACAACGCAAGCGAGGATGTACAGCAAGTGGAGTTGAAGCGATTTTTCAACCACGAGACTGTAAACAGAAATCGCTTTAGTTACGAAATCTCAGAGCAACTGGTACAGGTCGGCATTGAACCTGCCAGGGACTGGGTGCAAAAAGGAAATCTAGATCGCGACTGGCGGGAAGAGAGAAAAGCCCTGGTCAAGGCCAGGCCTTTAAAGCTGCTGAAAAAATGCAGAAAAAAGGATCAGGAAAACCTGGAACTTTATTCGGAATTGCTGGAACAAAAAGCATTGCCCAAAGAAATTCTCAAACTCCTAAAAAAGCAAAAAGAAACTATTGAAAATGCTGTTCAGAAATGCCTTAAATATGAATCTGGCGAAGAAGCCTTAGACCCTTCCAACCAGCCACGGGTTCGCAAGCTGAAGGCAGTATAA
- a CDS encoding iron transporter: MEIEDNEKKIKVAEDQGRAYSAALDYMKEMDNHAEKEAGDYIISLASEEAEGTYQLQDGTLKWNTPKEGFNTHLEIVVRDKQDKRFIPGLKISGKVLDTNGNQIIETDFPLLWHPFLLHYGAFFRIPKEGKYRVQLEIPAPEFHRHDEIKGKRYEKDVRVEIEIAMETGREPHGPE, translated from the coding sequence ATGGAAATTGAAGACAACGAGAAAAAGATCAAAGTGGCCGAAGACCAGGGCAGGGCGTATTCTGCAGCGCTGGATTATATGAAGGAGATGGACAACCACGCCGAAAAAGAGGCCGGTGACTACATTATCAGCCTTGCTTCGGAAGAAGCCGAGGGCACCTACCAGCTGCAGGACGGAACATTAAAATGGAATACCCCAAAAGAAGGCTTTAATACCCACCTTGAAATTGTGGTGCGCGACAAACAGGACAAGCGGTTCATTCCCGGATTAAAGATTAGCGGAAAAGTGCTTGACACCAACGGAAATCAAATTATTGAAACCGATTTTCCCCTTTTGTGGCACCCGTTCCTGTTGCACTACGGGGCATTTTTCAGGATTCCGAAGGAAGGAAAATACAGGGTTCAGCTTGAAATCCCCGCCCCCGAATTCCACAGGCATGATGAAATCAAAGGGAAACGTTATGAAAAAGATGTACGGGTAGAGATCGAGATAGCAATGGAAACGGGAAGGGAACCCCATGGCCCCGAATAA